In a genomic window of Gigantopelta aegis isolate Gae_Host chromosome 9, Gae_host_genome, whole genome shotgun sequence:
- the LOC121381293 gene encoding 60S ribosomal protein L15-like — MGAYKYMQEIYRKKQSDVLRFLLRIRCWQYRQLSAIHRAPRPTRPDKARRLGYKAKQGYVIYRVRVRRGGRKRPVPKGCTYGKPKTHGVNQLKFQRSHRSVAEERVGRRCGGLRVLNSYWVGQDSTYKFYEVILVDPFHKAIRSNPEANWICKAVHKHRELRGLTSAGKSSRGLGKGHHFTQTTGGSRRKNWKRKNSLSIRRKR; from the exons ATGGGTGCGTACAAGTATATGCAAGAAATCTATCGAAAGAAACAGAGTGATGTGCTAAGATTTTTGCTTCGTATTCGATGCTGGCAATACAGACAACTCTCTGCAATCCACCGAGCCCCACGCCCAACTCGCCCAGACAAGGCCCGCAGACTTGGATACAAGGCAAAACAAG GCTATGTTATCTACCGAGTGCGTGTTCGTCGTGGAGGCCGCAAGCGACCAGTTCCCAAGGGCTGTACGTATGGTAAACCCAAGACTCATGGAGTTAACCAGCTCAAGTTTCAGCGCTCCCACAGAAGTGTTGCAGAG GAGCGTGTTGGTCGTAGATGTGGTGGACTTCGAGTCTTGAACTCGTACTGGGTAGGTCAAGACTCCACGTACAAGTTCTATGAAGTGATTTTGGTCGACCCATTCCACAAGGCTATTCGGAGCAATCCAGAAGCCAACTGGATATGCAAGGCCGTCCATAAGCACCGTGAACTACGTGGCCTTACCTCTGCGGGCAAGTCATCAAGAGGTCTCGGCAAAGGTCATCACTTCACCCAGACCACTGGAGGTTCACGCAGGAAGAACTGGAAGAGGAAGAATTCCCTCAGTATCCGCAGAAAGCGATAA